Genomic window (Methanothrix sp.):
CCCCTCACCTTCACATAGTCGCCCCTGCCCACAGCGCCGTGGATCATGAATTTGAACTGGAGTGGGCTGGTCTCACCCACTATCACACCAACAGAACCTCGCAAGGATCATCACCGCTGCTCAGCTACTCCCTCTGATGAATCTCTGCTCCACCTTAAATATATTTTCTCTATAAAGAGATCAGGCTGTGGAGGTCAGCTCCCTGAGCTTCCTTATCGACTCCATCGCCTTGGCAGACTCCTTCAGCTTCTGATCCTCGAAGTGTTTTATGATCTCGTCTATCGAGACCTTGAGGGCGTACACCTTCATGGGCCTGCCCTTGCCCTCGCCCTTGACATCGCGCTCCTCGATCCAGCCGTTCTGTCTGAGAAATCTCATCCCTATGCTGACCTCCGGCTGCCTCAGCCCCGTGCCCATCTCGATCTCCCTCGAAGAGACCTCCTTTGCGTTTGAGAGATACGTGACCAGAGCCGCGACATTTCTCTGCACACCGAGGCTTCTCAGCGCCTCGATGAACTCCAGATCCCGATCGTCCAGCACCTTTACAGTGTAATCCTTCATCCACGACCACCATTAACCAAAGAGCTTTTACATATAATAGAAATAACGTAATCATATAAATAATTTGTTTTGAAACTTGTAGATATTTATAGAAAGTGTGCATCTGCATATCATTTGATGTGCGATTCTCCAGCAAATCGGCATGCTCCCCCTGCAGTTCACAATCAGGAGCAGGTCATGGGCTCAAACCACTGAAGCTCTCTCAGAGATCGCTGCTCTGCAGCACAGTACCTCTGATCTCGGTGAGCCATATCCCTGGACCGCTTTCGTTGTGCACTTCATCGAGGTCCGGAGGGTTCGGCCGTGTATCCTAAATTCGCGCGCTCGATCCGTCCAGACCCATTGGATCTCCCGTCAGTAGCTGCTGCGTCCAGCATCCCCTTCGGAGCATATGCGGACACAAAACCAGCTCTTGGTCACGCCGCCAGTAGCTGTTGAGTCCAGCGATCCAGTTCAGGTACTCAATCCTGCTGAGCTGTTGGTACGAAAATAGACCCGGGCCATTTCACCCACATGGCTGAGCTTACGTCATGAGCGTTCGCTCTTATGTCTTTGGCAACTTGCGGGTCGTGCAATATGGCTGCTGAACGCACTTATTCATTTACCTGGAATGCACAGCAAGCCCAGTGCTTCTATTGGGCAAGTTAACATATGGATAAGAGCGTGAGCGTTTTCTGGAGCATCCACGCTCCCCCCCAGCGCCACGGGTTAAAGTTATATACAAAACCCCTGATGAATCATTGACATACAATGGCGTTATGTGGGATTGCATACGCTTGTTGCAGGGAGGAACCAAACAT
Coding sequences:
- a CDS encoding ArsR family transcriptional regulator, giving the protein MKDYTVKVLDDRDLEFIEALRSLGVQRNVAALVTYLSNAKEVSSREIEMGTGLRQPEVSIGMRFLRQNGWIEERDVKGEGKGRPMKVYALKVSIDEIIKHFEDQKLKESAKAMESIRKLRELTSTA